AACCGGCAAGCCCAATGAGAGCGGCCCGGTTGCGAACGCGACGAGGGAACCAAGGGAGATAAGGGTGTCCATTGTGGCGCGCAGGTGGCGTGCGGCGATCGCCCCGCGCCGCAGTACCTCCCGCCCCGCGACGAAGATCACGGGTACGGCCAGGGCCATGCCCACAAGCCTCACGAGAGGCTTGTGGACCCATCGCAGCCCAGCCATCTCTGCAAGCATTAAGAGGGCGACCGGTACCGTGAAACCCCAGGCCAGAACGAGGCGCCGCCGAACCGCGTGTACACGCTCCTCCTCCTCATCCCTCGCTTCGGCCGCGTGCGTCCCTCTTTCTTCCGCCACGACCCACCGATAGCCAGCCTCGGCCAGCTTCCGTGCCACCTGGTCGGGCGTCACGAGCCCCTGCACGAAGCCGAGGCTCAGGGTCCCGGCGATCGGGTCGA
The sequence above is drawn from the candidate division KSB1 bacterium genome and encodes:
- a CDS encoding metal-transporting ATPase produces the protein MKEGEAQRIVLPVAGMHCASCVHQVTSALRKVPGVREVRVNLATEQASVLLARDQTGIPDLIQAVREAGYDVPLEKLSARVEGMTPAGNAEEVVEALRDMPGVMEVEVDPIAGTLSLGFVQGLVTPDQVARKLAEAGYRWVVAEERGTHAAEARDEEEERVHAVRRRLVLAWGFTVPVALLMLAEMAGLRWVHKPLVRLVGMALAVPVIFVAGREVLRRGAIAARHLRATMDTLISLGSLVAFATGPLSLGLPV